The genomic interval ACGAGATTGAGCGGCGCTACGGGGCCTCGCGGAACTTACACTCCACCTCGCTGCACCCGGGCGCCATCCTGACCAGCATGGCAGCGTCGCAAAACGTCGACGTGGACGCGATCAAGGCCAGTATGGGAGAGGAGACGTTCAACAAGCTCATGAGCACGCTCAAGAACCCGGAGCAAGGGGCCGCTACCACCGTCTACGCCGCCGTGAGTAAAGAGTGGGAAGGCAAGGGCGGGAAATACCTCAACGACTGCGCCGAGGGCGGATCTGGTGTCGGTGGATTCACGCCTGCGACAACGGATCCTGGGTATGCCTCGTGGGCTTACGATGAGGAGAAAGCTGCGCGGTTGTGGAGGGAGTCGTGCAAGATGGTTGGAGTTGAGGATGATGCTTAGCGCTTTTTGTCCTGTGATGATGGGGTTGCCATGGGTTGGCAGGGGTTATCCGAGTGAGATTTGAAGTCTGAGACCCTTTGTCTGGCTTCCTTCTTGTGGTCAGCGCTATGCATCTTTCGGTCGTCACGGTCAGAGAGGTATGCATGTCGTAAGCGGACGCCAATGCCCTGGATAAAGTAGAGACTACGTTAGCACTAGCTATTGGCGGAAATGCGATGGACTTAACCCAAATCTCACGTCGCGCGGGCTTTCAACCTGCCAAGTGCTTACATGTGGGCGACCGTGAGAATCGGCTAAGATGATCCCCGCATGAGCTTTGATGAACCGATGGGATAGCTTGGGTTCAACGTACATGCAGTTAGCCAGGGCAAGATTGTTTTCTGCCGATAAAAGCTCTGTGTCTGCCACCGGAGGACTACATTTTCCTCTAGTGATAGATCTATACTTAACCGGCTCATTCAGCAACAACTTCATCTACAAGTCCAAACGCGTCAAAATGGCGTCCGACTCTATGCCACCAGACTTCTACGTCAAAGCCCTTCAATTCACAAAGAAGGTCTACAGAGATGAATACCCAGCCATCAAACCAGAGAACTCCGAGCTCTCCCTCGCCGGCAAGGTTGTTGTAATCACCGGCGCGAGCCGTGGTATCGGTGGTAGAGTAAGTTGTCTCTTCCTTTTTCAATGAAGCTTCGACTCACTATCTTCCAGGGAATTGTGCCAGCGTTTGCTAGAGCCGGAGCAAAGGCTATCGTTCTCGTGGCCCGGGACGAGAAGAAGCTTACCGCCGTCGCGGCAGAGGTCAAGGAGCTTAATGCCAATGTCGAAACACTCGTCTACCCCGTCGACATGACAGACGAAGCCGGCGTCAAGGCCCTCTTCGAGAAAGTCAACGCGACGTACGGCCACGCAGACGTCCTGGTCAACAACGCCGCCGTGCAGAAATCTCTCGAGCTCATCACAAACAGCGACCCGAAACTCTGGATGGAAGACCTGGTAAGTAGAAACTCCACAAGTTCCCTCCCCGTCCTCGATAATACGAACATAACTTCCCCGCTAACAACTTCGAAATAACACTAGACCACCAACATCAGCGGAACCTTCTACCCAACCTTCCACTTCCTCAAATCCCTCCCCTCAACCAGCCACGCCCACATCATCAACATCACCACGATAACCCACTGGGTCGTGCCCACCATGAGCTCCTACATCATCGCCAAGCTCGCGACGCAGCAGCTCAACGCCCACGTCGCCGCCGAGCACCCGGACAACGTCACCACCGTCTCGGTGCACCCGGGTATGGTCCACACCGACATGACCATGGACCGGTTCCGTCCCTTTGCGCACGACACCCCCGCGCTCGTCGGCGGAACGGCCGTCTGGCTTTGTTCGGAGAACGCGCGGTTCCTGAATGGGAGGTTTGTCGCTACAAATTGGGACGTCGAGGAGTTGGTGGAGCGGAAGGGGGAGATTGAGGAGAAGAGGTTGCTGCAGGTTGATTTGAATGGGCAATTTGGGGCGCGTCAGTTTGAGTAAAAGAGAGGTTGATTCAGCACGGCAACATTGGGTCAGATCAACTCACACCGGCGAAGTTCAAAAATGAACATGTGATTAGTCTAGATTCATAAGTATCCAGCTCTATGTCTATATCATGAGATCTACCCGAAAATCCTCAAATATTCTGCGCCATGCAATGCTCCAGGGTATACACTGACAATGATGGTACAAAAAACGAACTCTATATACCGAAACCGATTCCCAACACTTTTTACACAACTCGTGAACCATTCTAAGCCTCAGACCTAGGAGGCCACTTGACACGCCTCTCGGCGCGGACGTATAAGTTGTTCGGGCGGATGAGCTGGAACATGGGATCGTACTCCACGGGGCCCTCCTGTGCCAGGCTGAACTTGTAGCGGTAGATGAGCTTGGGGAGGAAGACCTTGACCTCCTGCAGGGCAAAGTTGAAGCCGATGCACATACGCGGGCCGGTGGCGAAGGGGATGTACGAGGCGTTGGGCCGGTTCTTGACCTTGTCCGAGTCCCAGCGGTCCGGGTCGAAACGGGCCGGGTTATCCCAGACCAGGTGGTTGTTGTGGATGTGGTGGATGGCGGGGATGCAGATGGAGTCCTTGGGCAGCTTGTAGCCGCCGGGGAGGATCATGTCCACCTTTGAGGTGCGGGCGGGCTGGTAGGAGGGGTTGTGGCGGCGCTGGGTCTCCTTGATGTACTTGTCGAGGAAGGTCAGCTTCTGGGTGAGGTCGGCGGTGATTTGGGTGTTTTCGTCGAAGCCGTTGTCGATGAGCTCCTGGAGGAGGCGCTCCTGCATGCCAGGGTAGGCGACGATGCCGTAGAGGAGCCAGGAGAGGAGGGAGGAGGTGGTAGTGAAGCCGGCGCCGGTGGCGACGACAAGGGGCTCCATGATGCGCTCCTTGGGGAGCTTGTTGCCCTTGCTGTCACTGGCGCGGAGGACGTAGTCAACCATGTTATCGGCCTGGAGGGCGGCCTCTTGCAGCTCGAGGTTCTCGACACCCTTGGAGGCGTTGTTGATGGACTCGTTCATCATCTCGACGATACGGCCGCGTGCGTCGCGGAGGCGCTGGGGGTCGCCGAAGGGCAGGGAGGCGTACCAGCTGCCCATGGAGGTAATCTTCTTGTTGAGCTCAAGGGACTGGGCGATGCGGATGACCATCTCGTGGGGCGGGGCGTCGACGGCGGTGAAATGCTTGAAATCCATGCCGAGGACGAGCTTGCCAACGGCCTGAGAGCCGAGCTTGAGCATGTAGGGGTAGACGTTCCaggcctcctccttctcgtcGAGCTCGTCAAAGACCTTGAAGGAGTCCTCGATGGTGGCCTGCATGGTCGGGGCGTAGTGGCGGACAGCCTTGGGACCGAAAGCGGGCGGAAGGAACTTGTGAACCTCCTTCCACTCGGGGGTATCCGTGTCGCCAAGGAAAACTCCGGACTCCTTGTTCTTGATAGGGTACAGCGGGTGACCGGGGATGATGTTCTTTGTGAAGAAGTCGCTCTCAGAGAAGAAGATGTTGGCGATGGCCGGGTCGTTGGTGTGGTAGATGACGGAGCCCATGTTCGTGGTCTTGAAGATGGGGCCGTACTTCTCGAAAAGGCGCTGGTGGTTACCGAGATGGTCAGGGTAGACCTCGAAGTAGTTGCCGATGAAGGGTAGACCAGAAGGGCCGGGGACTTCGCGGACGGGGTGGCCGTCAATGGTGATGGCGACGGGGCCCTCGGCGGCGAGGACATCGGCGACTGTTGTCAGAGCCTCATCTCCGGAGACGAAGCCAACGCCTTGTGGTTGTGTTAGTTTACTGTGAAGGAGCTGTGGTATAGCATGGTGTTGGGCTTACCCTTGTGATCAACGACGGCAAAGTGAGAGGCGGCGAGATGCTGAAGACCCTCCTCGTCTGTTGAGGCGGGAATCTCGAACTCTGTTGTGACTGAAGGGTCTTCACCCAACAGGTGGAAGCGTTGTGATGACATGGTGTAGGATGTGATGTGTGGATGGAGTGGGAGGAGCGCACGAATCTGAAGATGTCCAAATAATTGTATTCAAGATGTATGAAGTAGTGGTAGTAAAGTAGATAAGACAAGACTTCCAATCCAAAAGCTGCTATGCTAGATGGAGGGGGATGCAACCCGTTGACGATATATAAGAGAAAAAAGGGATCGCAATCAAAACAGTACGTACCCATGGAACATCACAATATGGCGCAGCTTATCCAATCCGATCCCAGGCAATGTCAATTCTTTTGGTGGAAACGCACAACAGACACACAGACCGAACGGCTGGCCGATGAGTGACGAgcgaaggaaaaaaaaaagtggcCTGCCGAGGTTCATCTCAAGGTCCCCTTGACCCAAGGGCCATGACTTCATGGGCGGCGCTCAAGTCCGAAGAAACAAGCGGGCCGTGAGGGTGAGACGAATCCATTCGAGTGTCGGCTCCGTGGCCGGCGTGGAAGAGTGGATAACGGCGAAAACAAGCAACAGACTCGTAGGTTCCAGACTGCAAGTGCAGAGTCAAAAAAAAATGTGGGCGCGGACGGAGAAGAGCCGCGGTTCTGGCATGATGACAGCGGAAATCTGAACCATCGCGGAAGGAGGATGGATGCAAGAGAAAAATCGGAGATTTGGAGCACGTTTGATGCGCCGCGATAGGGCTAAACAAGGGTGATCTGCGCTAGAGGCGTCCAGGTGCCGAGGCGAAAGGGCCAGGGGTGGATGCTTGGCTTTGATCTTTGGTGCATTGGATGATTTGATAAGCTCCAAATTGGTGTTTCTCGAAGGTCGGGAGTCGAAAGGGAGGCCACATTGACAGAGGGGGAGACGAAAGGGAGAAGAGGAAAGCTGCAGAATTTTGCAGAGCAGGGGTGG from Colletotrichum lupini chromosome 2, complete sequence carries:
- a CDS encoding cytochrome P450; protein product: MSSQRFHLLGEDPSVTTEFEIPASTDEEVPGPSGLPFIGNYFEVYPDHLGNHQRLFEKYGPIFKTTNMGSVIYHTNDPAIANIFFSESDFFTKNIIPGHPLYPIKNKESGVFLGDTDTPEWKEVHKFLPPAFGPKAVRHYAPTMQATIEDSFKVFDELDEKEEAWNVYPYMLKLGSQAVGKLVLGMDFKHFTAVDAPPHEMVIRIAQSLELNKKITSMGSWYASLPFGDPQRLRDARGRIVEMMNESINNASKGVENLELQEAALQADNMVDYVLRASDSKGNKLPKERIMEPLVVATGAGFTTTSSLLSWLLYGIVAYPGMQERLLQELIDNGFDENTQITADLTQKLTFLDKYIKETQRRHNPSYQPARTSKVDMILPGGYKLPKDSICIPAIHHIHNNHLVWDNPARFDPDRWDSDKVKNRPNASYIPFATGPRMCIGFNFALQEVKVFLPKLIYRYKFSLAQEGPVEYDPMFQLIRPNNLYVRAERRVKWPPRSEA